One Chlorobaculum limnaeum genomic window carries:
- a CDS encoding NAD-dependent epimerase/dehydratase family protein, with protein sequence MDEVILVTGSTGFIGSRLVEILVGQGSRVRVLLRPESRSASSARHGAEVEEARAAYGDTEALGRAVAGVTSIIHLAGVTKAAHEAGFLAGNVTPVENLLDAVKRHNPGLRRFLLVSSLAALGPASSSSPGVRESDRPCPVSAYGRSKLLGEEVARRHAGSVPLTIVRPPAVYGPGDRDILEVFAMMKKGYLLSAGSGKRQRFSMIHVDDLIEGTLSALRSEAAAGQDYFITSPRGYAWDEVIEAARPSLGFGRLMRIDLPKPLVFALGAVLGTVAKLTGRPALINRDKANELVQDYWVCSPEKAQCDLGFTASTPLAEGVAETLRWYQQQGWL encoded by the coding sequence ATGGATGAAGTGATTCTGGTTACGGGTTCTACCGGCTTTATTGGTTCGCGGCTGGTGGAAATTCTCGTAGGGCAGGGGAGCCGGGTGCGGGTGCTGCTTCGGCCTGAAAGCCGCAGTGCTTCGTCGGCGCGTCATGGCGCGGAGGTCGAGGAGGCGCGTGCTGCGTATGGCGACACCGAGGCGCTCGGCAGGGCGGTGGCGGGCGTTACCTCGATCATTCATCTTGCCGGAGTGACCAAGGCGGCCCATGAGGCCGGATTTCTGGCGGGCAACGTGACGCCGGTCGAAAACCTGCTCGATGCGGTGAAACGGCACAATCCGGGGCTTCGACGGTTTCTGCTGGTCTCGTCGCTCGCGGCCCTGGGGCCAGCCTCGTCGTCCTCTCCCGGCGTCCGGGAATCCGACCGGCCTTGTCCGGTCAGCGCCTACGGGCGCAGCAAACTGCTCGGCGAAGAGGTCGCGCGGCGGCATGCGGGAAGCGTTCCGCTCACCATCGTCCGGCCGCCGGCGGTGTACGGGCCGGGAGATCGCGACATTCTGGAGGTGTTCGCCATGATGAAAAAAGGGTATCTGCTCTCGGCGGGTTCAGGCAAGCGGCAGCGCTTCAGCATGATCCACGTCGATGACCTTATCGAAGGTACGCTGTCGGCGCTTCGGTCGGAAGCCGCTGCCGGTCAGGACTATTTCATCACCTCGCCTCGCGGCTACGCCTGGGACGAGGTGATCGAAGCCGCGCGTCCGTCGCTTGGCTTTGGGCGGCTCATGCGCATCGATCTTCCGAAGCCGCTCGTGTTCGCGCTGGGCGCGGTGCTTGGCACGGTTGCGAAGCTGACAGGCCGCCCGGCGCTGATCAACCGCGACAAAGCCAACGAGCTGGTGCAGGACTACTGGGTATGCAGCCCGGAAAAAGCGCAGTGCGACCTCGGCTTCACGGCCAGCACGCCGCTGGCCGAGGGGGTTGCGGAAACGCTGCGGTGGTACCAGCAGCAGGGGTGGCTGTAA
- the holA gene encoding DNA polymerase III subunit delta, which translates to MADLKKQIASGKIAPVYFLQGPESWLKEEIEAQLKAALFPSENEAALNTLLLYGPDVTLGQIVSAASEYPMFTEKKMIVVRQFDKLKKVTGKDAAQQQDESLLRYLADPPSFSVLVLDADEVEKKELEKAPYKHLKAFRHEFGAIKNADIFAAERARESGWEFEPDALKTFAGYIEPSSRLICQEIEKLTLYASNKRPDKRITLDDVCDCVGISRKYNVFELEKAVVAKNLRQCSGVALMIMEQEGQKEGLMNIVRYLTTFFLRIWKLQTPGLQRLSLQETATALGMYGRQEFFAKNFIGYAHLFSSAETEKALLALREADAALKGIIPSPDDKFTLLKLMQRIFS; encoded by the coding sequence ATGGCTGACCTGAAAAAACAGATCGCATCAGGCAAGATCGCTCCTGTCTATTTTTTGCAGGGGCCGGAAAGCTGGCTCAAGGAGGAGATCGAAGCGCAGCTCAAGGCGGCGCTCTTCCCCTCGGAAAACGAGGCCGCCCTCAACACGCTCCTCCTGTACGGCCCCGACGTCACCCTCGGGCAGATCGTTTCGGCGGCCTCCGAGTATCCGATGTTCACCGAAAAGAAGATGATCGTCGTCCGCCAGTTCGACAAGCTGAAGAAAGTGACCGGCAAAGATGCGGCACAGCAGCAGGATGAGTCGCTCCTGCGCTATCTCGCCGATCCGCCCTCGTTTTCGGTGCTCGTGCTCGATGCGGACGAGGTCGAGAAAAAAGAGCTCGAAAAAGCTCCGTACAAGCATCTCAAGGCGTTTCGCCATGAGTTCGGGGCTATCAAAAATGCAGACATCTTCGCCGCGGAACGGGCGAGGGAATCGGGATGGGAGTTCGAACCAGACGCGCTGAAAACCTTCGCGGGCTACATCGAGCCATCATCGCGACTCATCTGCCAGGAGATCGAGAAGCTCACCCTCTACGCCTCGAACAAGCGCCCCGACAAACGCATCACCCTCGACGACGTCTGCGACTGCGTCGGCATTTCGCGCAAGTACAACGTCTTCGAGCTTGAAAAAGCGGTGGTCGCCAAAAATCTCCGCCAGTGCAGCGGCGTCGCGCTGATGATCATGGAGCAGGAGGGGCAGAAGGAGGGACTGATGAACATCGTGCGCTATCTGACCACCTTTTTCCTGCGCATCTGGAAGCTTCAGACGCCGGGCTTGCAGCGGCTCTCGCTCCAGGAAACCGCCACCGCGCTCGGCATGTACGGCCGCCAGGAGTTCTTCGCAAAAAACTTCATCGGCTACGCACACCTGTTCAGCTCCGCCGAAACCGAAAAAGCCCTTCTCGCCCTGCGCGAAGCCGACGCCGCCCTCAAAGGCATCATTCCCTCCCCCGACGACAAATTCACGCTGCTCAAGCTGATGCAGCGAATTTTCAGTTGA
- a CDS encoding aminotransferase class I/II-fold pyridoxal phosphate-dependent enzyme, producing MEKAKDIFKKCVDFTLADEIKAQGIYPFFRPIDDSEGPVVTFEGRKFVMAGSNNYLGLTTDPTVKQASIDAIKKYGTSCSGSRYMTGTVKLHIELEEQLADFFEKERCLLFSTGYQTGQGIIPTLVQRGEYIVSDRDNHASLVAASIMAIGGGANQVRYRHNDMADLERVLQKIPDGAGRLIVSDGVFSVSGEIVDLPKLVELAKKYNARIVIDDAHAVGVIGKGGRGTPSEFGLVEEVDLIMGTFSKTFGSLGGYVVGERSVINYIQHTASSLIFSASPTPASVAAVLATLKIIREQPQLTERLIANTDYVRQGLLKAGFTLMPSRTAIVTVLIADQMKTLYFWKKLFDAGVYVNAFIRPGVMPGHEALRTSFMATHEKEHLDKVITEFSAIGRELGII from the coding sequence GTGGAAAAAGCGAAAGATATATTCAAAAAGTGCGTGGATTTCACTCTTGCCGACGAAATCAAGGCACAGGGAATTTATCCCTTTTTCCGCCCCATAGATGACTCCGAAGGGCCGGTAGTCACCTTCGAAGGCCGCAAATTCGTAATGGCCGGTTCAAACAACTACCTCGGACTGACCACCGACCCGACCGTCAAGCAGGCCTCGATCGACGCCATCAAAAAATACGGCACGAGCTGTTCCGGCTCACGCTACATGACCGGTACAGTCAAGCTTCATATCGAACTCGAAGAGCAGCTCGCAGACTTTTTCGAAAAAGAGCGCTGCCTTCTTTTCAGCACCGGCTACCAGACTGGCCAAGGCATCATTCCGACCCTCGTGCAGCGTGGCGAATACATCGTGTCCGACCGCGACAATCACGCGAGCCTCGTGGCCGCGTCGATCATGGCGATCGGCGGCGGAGCGAACCAGGTGCGCTACCGGCACAACGACATGGCCGACCTGGAGCGCGTGCTTCAGAAAATCCCTGACGGGGCGGGCAGGCTGATCGTTTCTGACGGCGTTTTTTCGGTCTCCGGCGAAATCGTCGATCTTCCCAAACTGGTGGAGCTGGCCAAAAAGTACAATGCCCGGATCGTCATCGACGATGCCCACGCCGTTGGCGTCATCGGCAAGGGCGGACGCGGCACCCCCTCTGAATTCGGACTGGTTGAAGAAGTTGACCTGATCATGGGCACCTTCTCCAAAACTTTCGGCTCGCTCGGAGGCTATGTTGTTGGCGAGCGCTCGGTGATCAACTACATCCAGCACACCGCCTCTTCGCTCATCTTCAGCGCTTCACCGACTCCGGCCAGCGTGGCGGCGGTACTGGCGACCCTCAAGATCATCAGGGAGCAGCCGCAACTGACCGAACGCCTGATCGCCAATACCGATTACGTTCGCCAGGGATTGCTGAAAGCAGGATTCACCCTCATGCCGTCGCGCACGGCTATCGTGACGGTGCTGATTGCCGATCAGATGAAGACCCTCTATTTCTGGAAAAAGCTTTTCGATGCCGGCGTCTATGTCAACGCTTTCATTCGCCCTGGCGTCATGCCCGGTCACGAAGCGCTGAGAACGAGCTTCATGGCAACCCACGAAAAAGAGCACCTCGACAAGGTCATTACTGAATTTTCCGCCATAGGACGGGAACTCGGTATTATCTAA